One genomic window of Gemmatimonadales bacterium includes the following:
- a CDS encoding DUF4386 family protein, whose product MTRTTNARLAGIAFLLYIAAGVAGMGLQARPHATAALALLTSLCALVLGVTLYAITRDVDADLALLALTCRVIEAIPSHDAAIFFAVGSTLFAWLLLRGRMIPAALAWLGVLASLLLVALLPMQRAGLLGGSFSWASTITWLMWLPMFVFEVVLTLWLLTKGVALPAARESLGRTPGG is encoded by the coding sequence ATGACGCGCACGACGAACGCACGCCTAGCCGGCATCGCGTTTCTTCTCTACATCGCTGCTGGAGTGGCGGGCATGGGGCTTCAGGCCAGGCCGCACGCGACGGCAGCGCTTGCGCTACTGACCTCCCTCTGCGCCCTCGTGCTAGGTGTGACACTGTACGCGATTACGCGCGACGTGGACGCGGACCTAGCCCTGCTTGCTCTCACTTGCCGCGTCATCGAAGCCATTCCGAGTCACGACGCCGCGATCTTCTTTGCTGTAGGTAGCACGTTGTTTGCCTGGCTCCTTCTCCGGGGCCGTATGATCCCGGCGGCCCTGGCGTGGCTCGGTGTGTTGGCGTCGCTATTGCTCGTCGCGCTCCTCCCGATGCAACGGGCGGGGCTGCTCGGGGGCTCATTTAGCTGGGCGTCCACGATCACCTGGCTGATGTGGCTTCCGATGTTCGTATTCGAGGTCGTCCTGACGCTCTGGTTGCTGACCAAAGGCGTCGCGCTGCCCGCGGCACGCGAGTCGTTAGGCCGCACGCCG